A part of Antechinus flavipes isolate AdamAnt ecotype Samford, QLD, Australia chromosome 6, AdamAnt_v2, whole genome shotgun sequence genomic DNA contains:
- the LEPROTL1 gene encoding leptin receptor overlapping transcript-like 1 has translation MAGIKALISLSFGGAIGLMFLMLGCALPLYNQYWPLFVLFFYILSPIPYCIARRLVDDTDAMSNACKELAIFLTTGIVVSAFGLPIVFARAQLIQWGACALVLTGNTVIFATILGFFLVFGSNDDFSWQQW, from the exons CTCTGATCAGTTTGTCCTTTGGGGGAGCGATTGGGCTCATGTTTTTGATGCTTGGATGTGCCCTTCCACTATACAA ccaATACTGGCCCctgtttgttctgtttttttatatcctttctcCTATTCCATATTGCATTGCAAGAAGATTAGTGGATGACACAGATGCTATGAGCAATGCTTGTAAGGAACTCGCAATATTTCTCACAACTGGCATTGTTGTCTCTGCTTTTGGACTTCCTATAGTGTTTGCCAGGGCACAACTG ATTCAGTGGGGGGCTTGTGCCCTGGTTCTCACGGGCAATACGGTCATCTTTGCAACGATCCTCGGGTTTTTCTTGGTCTTTGGCAGCAATGATGACTTCAGCTGGCAGCAGTGGTAA